One Saprospiraceae bacterium genomic region harbors:
- a CDS encoding T9SS type A sorting domain-containing protein: MKMIARHLFILVISFQSLWLFSQWQQVNGPYGQDIRCIASEANIIVIGSISNGVFVSNDLGITWVEKNNGLTNKRINSIAIKGSNIYAGTLSNGIFKSSDGGDNWVKLDLGQNIEGVNSILIDGNQIYAGTNGKGILFSNNNGSNWNSLNNGLNNLNVNSIIKRNSSLFAGTWGGVFLSTNNGASWNAMNSGLTVSGVKALTYRGSNLYAAGVNDGGIFYSQNNGVTWAPINNGLFNKFVLSLSADLNNIYAGTNDGVYLLKSNEFQWERKSSGHTGTHVNSIIIKGNLIITGSDGGINISDNKGENWAASNIGIADTYVNSLSSEGDKIFAGSYDGRVYIITNDGNSCKEINIEKNQNNNIDPPDIEAIESDGNNIYAAGIGGIFLSEDTGINWRKLNIPAWLGIPILKLKGTNIYYAGYGVGGLYFSPDKGVTWKDVRPYPTSTAVTALELDGNKIYAGGSGSLYVSDDTFSNWDTLTGPVLRNYNIISLLIDSENIYAGTSTFGNGVFISRDKGLNWFGSKLGLSNLCSIKDFEIFENRIFIATECNGVFYSNNKGVNWIPINEGLKDLGVTNLEISGNYLIAGTQQNGVWKRLLSDFTVDVDLVEQSDDILIFPNPSSNFIEISSTNLSQLEIFNINGQLLKIIQSSDNLRKIFDISDIPNGINFIKVLKNNKIVFKKLIKI, encoded by the coding sequence ATGAAAATGATAGCACGACATTTATTTATCTTAGTAATTAGTTTTCAATCACTTTGGCTATTCAGTCAATGGCAACAGGTCAATGGACCATATGGACAGGATATACGTTGCATTGCTTCGGAAGCAAATATTATTGTCATTGGATCAATAAGTAATGGTGTTTTTGTTTCGAATGATTTAGGAATTACGTGGGTAGAAAAAAATAACGGTTTAACCAATAAAAGAATAAACTCCATAGCAATTAAGGGTTCAAATATTTATGCAGGAACTTTATCTAACGGAATTTTCAAATCATCAGATGGCGGTGATAATTGGGTTAAACTGGATTTGGGGCAAAATATTGAAGGTGTAAATTCCATTTTGATTGATGGAAATCAAATTTATGCAGGAACTAATGGAAAAGGAATCCTTTTTTCAAATAACAATGGTAGTAACTGGAATAGTCTGAATAACGGATTAAATAATTTAAACGTCAATTCAATTATTAAAAGAAATAGTAGTCTATTCGCAGGTACTTGGGGTGGAGTATTCCTTTCTACAAATAATGGAGCTAGTTGGAATGCTATGAATTCAGGTTTAACGGTAAGTGGCGTAAAGGCCTTGACCTATAGAGGAAGTAATTTGTATGCCGCCGGAGTCAATGACGGTGGTATTTTTTATTCACAAAATAATGGAGTCACTTGGGCCCCTATCAATAACGGATTGTTTAACAAGTTTGTTCTTTCCTTGTCTGCAGACTTAAATAATATTTATGCAGGCACAAATGACGGTGTATATCTTTTAAAATCAAACGAATTTCAATGGGAAAGGAAGAGTTCCGGTCATACAGGAACCCATGTAAATTCAATCATAATTAAAGGAAATCTGATAATAACCGGCTCTGATGGAGGAATAAATATATCAGATAATAAAGGAGAAAATTGGGCCGCATCTAATATTGGAATTGCTGACACTTATGTAAATTCCTTATCATCAGAAGGCGATAAAATTTTCGCAGGTTCTTACGATGGGAGGGTTTATATAATTACAAATGATGGAAATTCTTGCAAAGAAATCAATATTGAGAAAAATCAAAACAATAACATTGATCCCCCAGATATTGAAGCCATAGAATCTGATGGTAACAATATCTACGCTGCAGGAATTGGTGGAATTTTTCTTTCAGAAGATACTGGAATTAATTGGAGGAAATTAAATATTCCCGCTTGGCTTGGCATTCCCATTCTCAAATTAAAAGGAACCAATATATATTATGCAGGCTATGGAGTTGGAGGTTTGTATTTTTCACCAGATAAAGGAGTAACTTGGAAGGATGTCAGACCATATCCTACTTCCACAGCAGTAACTGCCTTGGAATTAGATGGGAATAAAATTTATGCGGGAGGTAGCGGCTCACTATATGTAAGCGACGATACTTTTTCTAACTGGGATACATTGACAGGACCGGTTCTTCGTAATTATAATATAATTTCATTATTAATTGATAGCGAGAACATCTATGCAGGAACCTCTACTTTTGGTAATGGAGTATTTATTTCAAGAGATAAAGGTCTAAATTGGTTTGGATCCAAACTCGGTCTTAGCAACCTCTGTTCTATAAAGGATTTTGAAATTTTTGAAAATAGAATTTTTATTGCGACTGAATGTAATGGCGTCTTTTATTCAAATAATAAAGGTGTTAATTGGATTCCTATAAACGAAGGATTGAAAGATTTAGGGGTTACTAATTTGGAAATTTCAGGTAATTATTTAATCGCTGGTACTCAACAAAATGGAGTCTGGAAGCGGTTATTGTCCGATTTTACGGTCGATGTTGATTTGGTGGAGCAATCAGATGATATTTTAATATTTCCCAACCCTTCTAGTAATTTTATTGAAATTTCAAGTACTAACCTCTCGCAATTAGAAATATTCAATATCAATGGACAATTATTAAAAATAATTCAATCGAGTGATAATCTAAGAAA